Proteins encoded together in one Vigna angularis cultivar LongXiaoDou No.4 chromosome 5, ASM1680809v1, whole genome shotgun sequence window:
- the LOC108340702 gene encoding GTPase LSG1-2, with product MGKKNENQKTGLGRALVKQHNQMIQQSKDKSRFYKKKVLESFTEVSDIDAVIEQSLESLPEHAVASTTIISLDPTEMTPEETRKQEEALHASSLRVPRRPPWTPDMSPEELHDSETQAFLVWRRSLARLEENKKLVLTPFEKNLDIWRQLWRVVERSDLLVMVVDSRDPLFYRCPDLEAYAGEVDEHKRTLLLVNKADLLPASIRDKWAEYFRAHDILFIFWSAKAATAALEGKNLGSSWDDDNTGRTNSPDTKIYGRDELLARLQSEAEQIVNRRNSGTSGAGPSNIKSPAENTAGSSSSSNVVVGFVGYPNVGKSSTINALVGEKRTGVTSTPGKTKHFQTLIISDKLTLCDCPGLVFPSFSSSRYEMIACGVLPIDRMTEHRESVQVVADRVPRHVIEQIYKIRLPKPKPYESQSRPPLASELLRAYCASRGYVASSGLPDETRATRQILKDYIDGKLPHYEMPPGTSEEEQALEDPTTHDSIDLHASDSSDIEDSSDVESGLAPNLEHVLDDLTSFDLANGLAPKSTTLKKSKASHKHHKKPQRKKDRAWRAGNDDADGTPVVRFFQKPANTGSLKD from the exons ATGGGCAAGAAGAACGAGAACCAGAAAACGGGGCTAGGTCGAGCCCTGGTGAAGCAGCACAATCAGATGATTCAACAGAGCAAGGACAAGTCTCGCTTCTACAAAAAGAAGGTTCTCGAATCCTTCACCGAAGTCTCCGACATCGACGCCGTCATCGAACAATCCCTCGAATCTCTCCCCGAACACGCCGTCGCATCCACCACCATCATCAGCCT GGACCCTACCGAAATGACGCCTGAAGAAACGAGAAAGCAGGAGGAGGCGCTCCACGCCAGCAGCCTCCGAGTTCCGCGCCGGCCGCCGTGGACGCCCGACATGTCTCCCGAGGAGCTTCACGACAGCGAAACGCAAGCTTTTTTGGTTTGGCGTCGCAGTTTAGCGAG GCTTGAGGAGAATAAGAAGCTTGTCCTTACACCTTTTGAGAAAAATCTTGACATCTGGAGACAGCTCTGGCGTGTTGTTGAGCGTAGTGATCTG CTTGTTATGGTTGTCGATTCCCGAGATCCTCTGTTTTATCGGTGTCCAGACCTTGAG GCTTATGCAGGGGAGGTTGATGAACATAAACGCACATTGCTTCTGGTTAATAAGGCAGATCTTTTGCCTGCTTCTATCAG aGATAAATGGGCAGAATATTTTCGAGCTCAcgatattctcttcatcttctGGTCTGCTAAAGCTGCCACAGCAGCCCTGGAAGGAAAAAATCTTGGTTCATCATGGGATGATGATAACACGGGGAGAACTAATAGCCCAGACACAAAGATATACGGAAGGGACGAGCTATTGGCCCGCCTTCAATCAGAAGCAGAACAGATAGTGAACAGGAGGAATTCCGGCACCTCCGGTGCAGGGCCATCTAACATTAAATCACCTGCTGAAAATACTGCTGGCAGTTCATCATCGAGTAATGTAGTTGTGGGATTTGTTGGATATCCTAATGTGGGGAAAAGTTCAACTATCAATGCTCTCGTTGGTGAAAAACGGACTGGTGTCACCTCCACCCCTGGGAAAACAAAGCACTTTCAGACATTAATTATCTCTGATAAGCTGACCCTATGTGATTGTCCTGGATTAGTTTTTCCATCTTTCTCTAGCTCAAGATATGAGATGATTGCTTGTGGGGTGTTGCCAATTGATAGGATGACTGAACACCGGGAATCTGTCCAAGTTGTGGCTGATAGAGTCCCAAGACATGTCATCGAACAGATTTATAAGATAAGGCTTCCTAAACCTAAGCCATATGAGTCCCAATCCCGTCCCCCTCTAGCATCTGAACTTTTAAGAGCATACTGTGCTTCCCGTGGGTATGTTGCTTCTAGTGGACTCCCTGATGAAACTAGGGCCACCCGTCAGATACTGAAAGATTACATTGATGGGAAGCTGCCTCACTATGAAATGCCTCCAGGTACATCAGAAGAGGAACAAGCTTTGGAAGATCCCACCACACATGACTCAATTGACTTGCATGCATCAGATTCGTCTGATATTGAAGATTCTTCAGATGTCGAGAGTGGTCTTGCACCAAATCTTGAGCATGTATTGGATGACCTCACTTCATTCGACCTAGCTAATGGACTTGCTCCAAAAAGTACGACTCTTAAGAAGTCCAAGGCATCCcataaacatcataaaaaaccgCAGAGGAAAAAAGATCGTGCCTGGAGAGCAGGAAACGATGATGCTGATGGGACGCCGGTTGTAAGATTCTTTCAGAAACCAGCTAACACAGGTTCTCTGAAGGATTGA